One window from the genome of Hyphomonas neptunium ATCC 15444 encodes:
- a CDS encoding GNAT family N-acetyltransferase, translating to MAFVPLDTVIAGKRVALLAARKSDYEEWAALRTVSRDYLEPWEPSWPSDALSRKDWQRRVQVWTKAWKAGSGYVFLIRRLSDNALIGGASLTQVRPWPANSASLGYWMGAPHAGQGYMKEAVESLCAWAFPMLNLVRIEAGIVPENDRSRGVLEGTGFAEEGRASAYLEIAGQRRDHILFALVRADIRR from the coding sequence ATGGCGTTTGTTCCGCTCGATACGGTGATTGCGGGCAAGCGGGTGGCGCTGCTGGCGGCGCGGAAATCCGACTATGAAGAATGGGCGGCCCTTCGCACGGTGAGCCGCGATTACCTTGAGCCATGGGAGCCGAGCTGGCCCAGCGACGCGCTGAGCCGCAAGGACTGGCAGCGGCGTGTCCAGGTCTGGACCAAGGCCTGGAAAGCGGGCAGCGGCTATGTGTTCCTGATCCGGCGCCTGAGCGACAATGCGCTGATTGGCGGTGCCTCTCTGACACAGGTGCGCCCCTGGCCGGCCAACAGTGCCAGCCTTGGTTACTGGATGGGCGCGCCCCATGCCGGGCAGGGCTATATGAAGGAAGCGGTCGAAAGCCTGTGCGCATGGGCGTTTCCGATGCTTAACCTTGTGCGCATAGAAGCCGGTATCGTTCCGGAGAATGATCGCTCCCGCGGTGTGCTGGAAGGCACGGGATTTGCTGAAGAGGGACGGGCAAGCGCGTATCTGGAGATTGCCGGACAGCGCCGCGACCACATCCTTTTCGCTCTCGTCAGGGCGGATATTCGCCGCTAG
- a CDS encoding EAL domain-containing protein gives MAKRTPNEPQGSWHWRGEAGRLVIEAPTGTLLSDLSGDWSLDALEKMVEGLSRGRLAKALSTGEGGPVRCGLRLSNGRDIHFVGAFVTDSEARGMLLSGETFPEIDPSDMRPGPDLMPVYQPIISLRDGSVVGFEALARWDGMEVNAPPSRYEDQALASNMLIRSAETLSNLREGAKRDDIFMHVNLTARELTKSTLPALIEALMNGYNLPERALRMELTEQAALRDETQSLAAAMALKAVGAGLVLDDFGTGHSSFAWLADLPFDSLKIDHGLTSRLGQQRNDTILSTITLLASRLGMSSTAEGVEKREDASRLRALGFDHAQGYAFARPMDGAKALAFLKG, from the coding sequence ATGGCAAAACGCACCCCTAATGAGCCCCAGGGCAGCTGGCACTGGCGCGGCGAGGCAGGCCGCCTCGTCATCGAGGCGCCCACCGGCACGCTGCTATCAGACCTTTCGGGGGACTGGTCGCTCGACGCGCTGGAGAAGATGGTCGAGGGGCTGAGCCGTGGCCGGCTGGCCAAGGCGCTGTCGACCGGCGAGGGCGGCCCGGTGCGCTGCGGCCTGCGCCTCTCCAATGGCCGCGACATCCACTTCGTCGGCGCCTTCGTGACGGACAGTGAAGCACGCGGCATGCTGCTGTCGGGCGAGACCTTCCCGGAGATCGACCCGAGCGACATGCGGCCCGGCCCGGACCTGATGCCGGTCTATCAACCGATCATCTCTCTGCGCGACGGCAGCGTCGTTGGCTTTGAGGCGCTCGCGCGCTGGGACGGGATGGAAGTGAACGCTCCGCCGAGCCGGTATGAGGATCAGGCGCTGGCCTCCAACATGCTGATCCGCTCGGCCGAGACCCTGTCGAACCTGCGCGAAGGGGCCAAGCGCGACGACATCTTCATGCATGTGAACCTCACCGCGCGGGAGCTGACCAAGAGCACGCTGCCGGCGCTGATCGAGGCGTTGATGAATGGCTATAATCTGCCCGAGCGGGCGCTGCGGATGGAGCTGACCGAGCAGGCGGCCCTGCGCGACGAAACCCAGTCTCTGGCCGCTGCAATGGCGCTGAAAGCCGTGGGCGCGGGGCTGGTGCTGGACGATTTCGGCACGGGGCATTCTTCCTTTGCCTGGCTGGCGGACCTGCCATTTGACAGCCTCAAGATCGATCATGGCCTGACCAGCCGCCTTGGCCAGCAGCGCAATGACACGATCCTCTCCACCATCACGCTGCTGGCGAGCCGGCTGGGCATGTCCTCGACCGCCGAGGGCGTGGAGAAGCGCGAAGACGCCAGCCGCCTGCGCGCGCTGGGCTTTGATCACGCACAGGGCTATGCCTTTGCCCGGCCGATGGACGGGGCCAAGGCGCTTGCCTTCCTGAAGGGATAA
- a CDS encoding IS110-like element ISHne3 family transposase, whose protein sequence is MSERFVGIDVSKETLDVHVLPEGRAFAVARTDSLLAALSELGADLVVLEATGGLERVVTAALAGAQIPVVAVNPRQIRDFARATGQLAKTDAIDAAVIARFGQAIRPAPRALPDAAAQQLAELVTRRRQVIDMAVAERNRRRLVTARPALRSIDRVLKVLEAQLADIDREIGDRIHASPAWREAEDLLKSVPGVGDQTARTLIAALPELGTLSRRQIAALAGLAPFNRDSGQWRGRRSITGGRADVRSVLYMAALAGIRFNPALKACYQRLRTAGKPAKVALVAVMRKLLTILNAILRDKSPWQTQNA, encoded by the coding sequence ATGAGCGAGAGATTTGTTGGAATTGATGTGTCGAAGGAGACATTGGACGTCCATGTATTGCCGGAGGGGCGTGCCTTTGCCGTCGCGCGCACAGACAGCCTTCTGGCCGCGTTGTCGGAGCTGGGCGCGGACCTGGTGGTGCTGGAGGCCACCGGCGGGCTGGAACGGGTGGTCACCGCCGCCCTGGCCGGGGCGCAGATCCCGGTTGTTGCGGTCAATCCCCGTCAGATCCGGGACTTTGCCCGCGCCACCGGGCAGCTGGCCAAGACGGATGCGATCGATGCGGCGGTAATCGCCCGGTTCGGACAGGCGATCCGGCCGGCCCCGCGAGCCCTTCCGGACGCCGCGGCCCAACAGTTGGCAGAGCTGGTCACCCGGCGGCGGCAGGTCATCGACATGGCGGTGGCCGAACGCAACCGCCGCCGCCTGGTGACGGCCAGGCCGGCCCTGCGCAGCATCGACCGGGTGCTGAAGGTTCTGGAAGCCCAGCTGGCAGACATCGACAGGGAGATCGGGGACCGCATCCATGCCAGCCCGGCCTGGCGGGAGGCAGAGGACCTGCTCAAATCCGTACCCGGCGTTGGCGACCAGACGGCCCGCACCCTGATTGCGGCCCTCCCGGAACTAGGCACCCTTAGCCGCCGTCAGATCGCGGCCCTCGCGGGGCTTGCCCCCTTCAACCGCGACAGTGGCCAGTGGCGCGGCCGCCGCTCCATAACCGGCGGCCGCGCCGATGTGCGCAGCGTCCTCTACATGGCTGCCCTGGCCGGCATCAGGTTCAACCCAGCCCTGAAAGCCTGCTACCAGCGCCTCCGGACAGCCGGAAAGCCCGCCAAGGTCGCCCTCGTGGCCGTCATGCGAAAACTTCTCACAATCCTCAATGCAATCCTCAGAGACAAATCCCCATGGCAAACACAAAACGCTTGA
- a CDS encoding serine hydrolase domain-containing protein produces MSGTQKWVRRIGIVGVVLVLVLGATWTLIGPDWRALLAHPPSGRDILFWSNPQRDAAFRMMDRLPLIIESRPIPKGSATRPLPEGAPLDLSAQLDLESYLATQNTAALVILQDGKIRLERYGNAFTPEGRWTSFSVAKSLTSTLVGAAIVDGHIDSLNDPVTKYIPDLAGSPYDDVTIAQLLTMTSGVAWNEDYEDPNSDVARFDSAEPEPGKSSIVTYMRGLTRAHPPGDVWNYSTGETNLIGVLVSEATGKPLSNYLSEKIWAPYGMEQDATWLLGSDGHEISGCCIQASTRDFARFGQFILDGAMTDAGPIVPADWLPAATVKQADIGEPGYGYGFQWWTWDEGAFMADGIFGQGIFIDPARNLVIASNANWTSALGLRDGEWPARADFYRKVQAAIDAEAAE; encoded by the coding sequence ATGAGCGGCACACAGAAATGGGTCCGGCGCATCGGGATTGTCGGGGTTGTCCTCGTCCTTGTCCTGGGCGCCACATGGACGCTGATCGGCCCGGATTGGCGCGCCCTCCTCGCCCATCCGCCCTCTGGCCGCGACATCCTCTTCTGGTCAAATCCCCAGCGCGACGCGGCCTTCCGGATGATGGACCGCCTGCCGCTCATCATCGAATCGCGCCCCATCCCGAAGGGCAGCGCCACCCGCCCCCTTCCCGAAGGCGCCCCGCTGGACCTCTCCGCCCAGCTCGACCTTGAAAGCTATCTTGCCACCCAGAACACCGCCGCCCTCGTCATCCTGCAGGACGGCAAAATCCGCCTCGAGCGCTATGGCAATGCGTTCACCCCCGAAGGCCGCTGGACCAGCTTCTCCGTCGCCAAATCCCTCACCTCCACCCTCGTCGGCGCCGCCATCGTGGATGGCCATATCGACAGCCTCAACGACCCCGTCACGAAATACATCCCCGATCTGGCCGGCTCCCCCTATGACGACGTTACCATCGCCCAGCTCCTCACCATGACCTCCGGCGTCGCCTGGAACGAAGATTATGAAGACCCGAATTCCGACGTCGCCCGCTTCGACAGCGCCGAGCCCGAGCCGGGCAAGAGCAGCATCGTCACCTATATGCGCGGCCTCACGCGCGCCCATCCCCCCGGCGACGTCTGGAACTACTCGACCGGCGAGACCAACCTCATCGGCGTCCTCGTCAGCGAGGCCACCGGCAAGCCGCTCTCAAACTATCTCTCCGAAAAGATCTGGGCGCCCTATGGCATGGAGCAGGACGCCACCTGGCTGCTGGGCTCGGACGGCCATGAAATCTCCGGCTGCTGCATTCAGGCTTCCACGCGCGACTTTGCCCGCTTCGGCCAGTTCATCCTCGACGGCGCAATGACGGACGCCGGCCCCATCGTCCCCGCAGACTGGCTCCCCGCCGCCACCGTCAAACAGGCCGACATCGGCGAGCCGGGCTATGGCTACGGCTTCCAGTGGTGGACCTGGGACGAGGGCGCCTTCATGGCCGACGGCATCTTCGGCCAGGGCATCTTCATCGACCCCGCCCGCAACCTCGTCATCGCCTCAAACGCCAACTGGACCAGCGCGCTCGGCCTGCGCGACGGCGAATGGCCCGCCCGCGCCGACTTCTACCGCAAGGTCCAGGCCGCCATAGACGCCGAAGCGGCCGAATAG
- a CDS encoding YqgE/AlgH family protein, translating into MQIETDLTGKLLIAMPGIGDPRFERSVILVCAHTPDFAMGIILNKPMDGIDLQEIIDQMDIPQDVDLEGVAILEGGPVATERGFVLHTDDVICDGATMEVEDELCMTATREILASIASAAPPRKFVMALGYAGWGAGQLEQELAQNAWLIGAPDSDLVFGDAYEHKWRHAMTRMGVDLSRLQSNAGNA; encoded by the coding sequence ATGCAGATTGAAACGGACCTCACCGGCAAGCTGCTGATTGCCATGCCGGGCATCGGCGACCCGCGCTTCGAGCGATCGGTCATCCTTGTGTGCGCGCATACGCCGGATTTCGCGATGGGCATCATCCTGAACAAGCCGATGGACGGGATCGACCTGCAGGAAATCATCGACCAGATGGACATTCCCCAGGATGTCGATCTTGAAGGCGTGGCCATCCTCGAAGGCGGCCCGGTCGCCACCGAGCGGGGCTTCGTTCTGCATACCGATGATGTGATCTGCGACGGCGCCACGATGGAAGTCGAGGATGAGCTGTGCATGACAGCCACGCGGGAAATCCTCGCCAGCATCGCTTCGGCCGCGCCGCCGCGCAAATTCGTCATGGCGCTGGGCTATGCCGGCTGGGGCGCTGGCCAGCTCGAACAGGAACTGGCCCAGAATGCCTGGCTCATCGGCGCGCCGGATTCCGATCTCGTTTTCGGCGATGCGTATGAGCACAAATGGCGCCATGCGATGACGCGGATGGGCGTGGACCTCTCGCGGCTTCAGTCGAACGCCGGCAACGCCTGA
- a CDS encoding TonB-dependent receptor, whose protein sequence is MKNLYGISAAALLAMSAPAHAQENSAEPADDTRIEETVVVTATRSSLPPSALPNTIQLIQNDALSLQAQLTGSAIEVVSTLVPSFSPTREKLSGAGETLRGRSPLYLIDGVPQSNPLRDGSRDGYTIDPFFIERVEVIFGSNAIQGIGATGGVVNYVTAAAPEEGEGWTGKLLAQIGAGSGFKGDGYDYRGGALAGRDFGALDLTLGVATQKRGAFYSGNGRRIGIDGAQGEVQDSDSLSFFGKAGFDLSPTRRLELMAQRFELEGDGDYVLVNGSRATDTPTTTIRGDQPGVIPTNTVLTTSLTYTDEDLLGGTLTSQAFYQDFESVFGGGSFATFQDPAIAPVGTLFDQSSNNSEKMGVRISYERTLDAVPGLNVRGGLDALNDQTYQELIVTGRNWVPETEFTSFAPFLQLNQALFGERVYISGGLRHEMAKLKVDDFETLYAYGPQQVEGGEPEFEKTLFNVGATAEIVDGLTVYTSYAQGFTMADVGRILRAVSTPDQDVDTFLNIEPVVSDNTEIGLEWRQGPLSASAAYFWSTSDLGALLVLRNDVFEVERQRTEIDGMELTGAWDTPVTGLKLSGGVAVLNGRTDSDGDDKVDIDLDGANISPDRVNLAADYETGPFTLRVQARSYLDRAFEGLPLNTDFDGHTLADAFLRYSAGFGDITLSASNLFDKQYVTYDSQTVQPTSNTRYFAGRGRMITLAFEKSF, encoded by the coding sequence ATGAAGAACTTGTATGGCATCAGTGCCGCCGCCCTGCTGGCGATGTCCGCACCGGCCCATGCGCAGGAAAACAGCGCGGAGCCTGCAGACGATACCCGGATCGAGGAGACAGTCGTCGTCACTGCCACCCGGTCCAGCCTGCCCCCGTCGGCCCTGCCCAACACCATCCAGCTTATCCAGAACGACGCCCTGTCCCTGCAAGCCCAGCTGACCGGATCGGCCATCGAAGTCGTCTCGACCCTCGTGCCGTCTTTCTCGCCCACACGCGAAAAACTCTCGGGCGCCGGCGAGACGCTGCGCGGCCGCAGCCCGCTCTACCTGATTGATGGCGTGCCCCAGTCAAACCCGCTGCGCGATGGCAGCCGCGACGGCTACACTATTGATCCCTTCTTCATTGAGCGGGTCGAGGTGATCTTCGGTTCCAACGCCATCCAGGGCATCGGCGCCACCGGCGGCGTCGTGAACTACGTCACAGCCGCAGCCCCGGAAGAAGGCGAAGGCTGGACCGGCAAGCTGCTGGCACAGATCGGCGCAGGCTCCGGCTTCAAGGGCGACGGGTACGACTATCGGGGCGGCGCCCTGGCTGGCCGCGATTTCGGCGCGCTGGACCTGACCCTCGGCGTGGCTACCCAGAAGCGCGGCGCCTTCTACAGCGGCAACGGCCGGCGCATCGGCATCGACGGCGCTCAGGGCGAAGTGCAGGATTCCGACAGCCTGTCTTTCTTCGGCAAGGCTGGTTTTGACCTTAGTCCAACCCGCCGGCTGGAGCTGATGGCCCAGCGGTTTGAGCTTGAGGGCGACGGCGACTATGTCCTCGTCAACGGCTCCCGCGCCACGGATACACCCACCACCACCATCCGCGGCGACCAGCCCGGCGTCATCCCCACCAACACGGTTCTCACCACCTCGCTGACCTATACCGATGAAGACCTGCTGGGCGGCACGCTGACCAGCCAGGCCTTTTATCAGGACTTCGAATCCGTTTTCGGCGGCGGCAGCTTCGCCACCTTCCAGGACCCGGCCATTGCACCTGTGGGCACGCTGTTTGATCAGTCATCGAACAATTCAGAGAAAATGGGCGTGCGCATTTCGTATGAACGCACACTGGACGCTGTGCCCGGTCTGAACGTGCGCGGCGGGCTCGATGCCCTCAACGACCAGACCTATCAGGAGCTGATCGTGACGGGCCGCAACTGGGTGCCGGAAACCGAGTTCACCTCCTTTGCCCCCTTCCTGCAACTCAACCAGGCCCTCTTCGGCGAGCGTGTGTACATCTCGGGCGGCCTGCGCCACGAGATGGCGAAGCTGAAGGTCGACGATTTTGAAACGCTGTATGCCTATGGCCCACAGCAGGTCGAAGGCGGTGAACCGGAGTTTGAGAAAACCCTGTTCAATGTCGGCGCCACGGCGGAAATCGTTGACGGCCTCACCGTCTACACCTCCTATGCACAGGGCTTCACTATGGCCGATGTAGGCCGCATCCTGCGGGCCGTCAGCACCCCTGACCAGGATGTGGACACCTTCCTCAACATCGAGCCTGTCGTCTCCGACAATACCGAAATCGGCCTGGAATGGCGCCAGGGTCCGCTCTCGGCTTCAGCTGCCTATTTCTGGAGCACATCGGATCTCGGCGCGCTGCTGGTATTGCGCAATGATGTCTTTGAAGTGGAACGTCAGCGCACGGAAATTGACGGCATGGAACTGACCGGCGCGTGGGATACGCCCGTTACCGGGCTGAAGCTCTCCGGCGGGGTTGCCGTGCTTAACGGGCGCACCGACAGCGATGGCGACGACAAGGTGGATATTGACCTCGACGGCGCCAATATCAGCCCCGACCGCGTCAACCTTGCCGCTGACTATGAAACCGGCCCGTTCACCCTGCGCGTCCAGGCACGGTCTTATCTTGATCGCGCCTTCGAAGGCCTGCCGCTGAACACAGACTTTGACGGCCACACCCTCGCCGATGCCTTCCTGCGCTACTCGGCCGGGTTTGGAGACATCACCCTCTCCGCGTCAAACCTCTTTGACAAACAGTATGTCACCTATGACAGCCAGACCGTTCAGCCGACCAGCAATACGCGGTATTTTGCAGGCCGTGGCCGGATGATCACCCTCGCCTTCGAGAAATCCTTTTGA
- a CDS encoding PepSY-associated TM helix domain-containing protein, whose protein sequence is MLLLRTAHAWAGAVLSFLIAVLGLSGALLVFRKDYLRLVFPQAREGVSLAPETLGPVIGRIDAEHTSQGLQYISLAGPDFGLHKAVFKDGGGAYLDAQGNTLARWAKNGRPEDWLFDLHHYLLAGDTGKLIAGVAGGAAILLCLTGLIIVWPSLRMFAWRVWPKTAMRRDLLAQHRDLGVIFALPILLIVFTGFSMVYSGPVRATLNVLTASRPAPPPERPLAGAGTTDWTQVLTVAAERFPGAIPRLASPPRSEGAPASLRLRQPAEWHQNGRTYVFMDPATNLPTGTSDGMSATRADRIFNALYPLHSAGIGGRLYDLLSLFTGLALTILGLAGTWTFLRKPRRKKRKRAVTAA, encoded by the coding sequence ATGCTGCTCCTGAGGACAGCGCATGCCTGGGCGGGCGCTGTCCTCTCCTTCCTGATTGCCGTGCTGGGCCTTTCCGGGGCGCTTCTGGTGTTCAGGAAGGATTATCTACGGCTGGTGTTTCCTCAGGCGCGCGAGGGTGTCTCGCTCGCCCCCGAAACACTTGGCCCGGTGATCGGCCGCATCGATGCGGAACACACGTCCCAGGGCCTGCAATACATCTCTCTGGCCGGGCCGGATTTCGGCCTGCACAAGGCCGTCTTCAAGGATGGCGGCGGCGCCTATCTCGACGCGCAGGGAAACACGCTGGCGCGCTGGGCCAAGAACGGCCGGCCGGAAGACTGGCTGTTTGACCTGCACCACTATCTGCTGGCGGGAGATACCGGAAAGCTGATCGCGGGCGTCGCCGGGGGCGCGGCCATTCTGCTCTGCCTCACAGGGCTCATCATAGTGTGGCCAAGCCTGCGGATGTTCGCCTGGCGCGTCTGGCCCAAAACAGCGATGCGCCGCGACCTGCTGGCCCAGCACCGCGACCTGGGCGTGATCTTCGCCCTGCCGATCCTGCTGATTGTGTTCACAGGATTCTCGATGGTCTATTCCGGGCCGGTGCGCGCCACGCTCAACGTGCTGACCGCTTCGCGGCCTGCGCCGCCACCCGAGCGGCCCCTGGCCGGCGCGGGAACCACAGACTGGACGCAGGTGCTCACTGTCGCCGCAGAGCGTTTTCCGGGCGCCATCCCGCGCCTTGCCAGCCCGCCACGCAGCGAAGGCGCCCCGGCCTCCCTGCGCCTGCGCCAGCCCGCAGAATGGCACCAGAACGGGCGTACCTATGTTTTCATGGACCCCGCCACGAACCTGCCCACCGGCACCTCTGACGGCATGTCCGCCACCCGCGCGGACCGGATTTTCAATGCCCTCTACCCCCTCCACTCGGCCGGTATCGGCGGGCGCCTCTATGATCTGCTGTCGCTGTTCACGGGCCTCGCCCTCACGATTCTGGGGCTGGCGGGCACATGGACCTTCCTGCGCAAGCCAAGGCGCAAAAAGAGGAAGCGCGCTGTAACCGCCGCCTGA
- a CDS encoding suppressor of fused domain protein → MSQATAEHRAIAAYLTDAFGGEIRVMGQGYHDGLSVNVLVSSGAPEGTYLSCSTIGLSDRELVLDEEPMGFGIELCGALYGDETPFVEMLADIAHEVQAGEWTIGLNTILPDVIQPYFPGTQMQHLLLVHPFYWDEDFGMFEQDGRKTVWLQIIPISDSEFRLAEEEGVEVLEEKLESSGADVFDLLRAPVV, encoded by the coding sequence ATGAGCCAGGCCACAGCTGAACACCGCGCGATTGCCGCCTACCTGACCGATGCGTTTGGCGGCGAGATCAGGGTGATGGGGCAGGGCTATCATGACGGGTTGTCCGTGAACGTGCTTGTTTCCTCCGGCGCGCCGGAGGGGACATATCTCTCCTGCTCCACGATTGGCCTCAGCGACCGGGAGCTGGTGCTGGACGAGGAACCGATGGGCTTTGGCATCGAGCTGTGCGGGGCGCTTTATGGCGACGAGACACCGTTTGTGGAGATGCTGGCCGATATTGCCCATGAAGTGCAGGCGGGCGAGTGGACCATTGGGCTGAACACGATCCTGCCGGATGTGATCCAGCCCTATTTTCCCGGCACCCAGATGCAGCACCTGCTGCTGGTGCATCCGTTCTACTGGGATGAAGACTTTGGCATGTTCGAGCAGGACGGCCGGAAGACTGTCTGGCTACAGATCATTCCGATCTCGGATTCCGAATTCCGCCTTGCCGAAGAGGAAGGCGTTGAAGTTCTGGAAGAAAAGCTGGAATCCTCGGGCGCCGATGTATTTGATCTGCTGCGCGCGCCGGTGGTGTAA
- a CDS encoding NfeD family protein, translated as MEILLSELTWWHWVALGLVLFGIEMMTGTFDLLMISIAAILTALFAGLAPDGLAGWQGQMAVFGIAAVVLVAGGRMFLSRRGPPPEHPTLNKRMAGLVGQHGQATKDFVAGSGQVQIGDTVWGAEAVPGEPPILAGDTVTVSATDGNTAIVRKG; from the coding sequence ATGGAAATTCTGCTGAGTGAACTGACTTGGTGGCACTGGGTTGCCCTGGGACTGGTGCTGTTCGGGATCGAGATGATGACAGGGACATTTGACCTGTTGATGATCTCGATTGCGGCGATACTGACGGCGCTGTTTGCCGGGCTGGCGCCTGACGGGCTGGCCGGATGGCAGGGCCAGATGGCGGTGTTCGGCATTGCGGCAGTGGTGCTGGTGGCCGGTGGGCGGATGTTCCTTTCCCGGCGGGGTCCGCCGCCGGAGCATCCGACGCTGAACAAGCGGATGGCCGGCCTTGTTGGCCAGCATGGGCAGGCGACGAAGGATTTCGTGGCCGGGTCCGGGCAGGTGCAGATCGGCGATACGGTCTGGGGCGCTGAAGCTGTGCCCGGCGAGCCGCCGATCCTGGCGGGCGATACGGTCACGGTCAGCGCTACGGATGGCAATACGGCGATTGTGCGCAAGGGCTGA
- a CDS encoding peroxiredoxin translates to MAIKVGDKLPEATFMEMTVDGPKPVTTAQVFGGKTVALFAVPGAYTPTCSARHLPGYVDKAGDFKAKGVDEIVCTSVNDVFVMGAWGKSSKAEEAVRMLADGNGAFAQSLGLELDASGFGMGKRSQRYSMLVKDGVVAELNVEQGGEFKVSAADYLLGQL, encoded by the coding sequence ATGGCGATCAAAGTGGGCGACAAGCTGCCGGAAGCGACTTTTATGGAAATGACCGTGGATGGGCCAAAGCCCGTCACCACCGCGCAGGTGTTCGGCGGCAAGACGGTCGCGCTGTTCGCCGTGCCGGGCGCCTATACGCCGACCTGTTCGGCGCGCCACCTGCCGGGCTATGTCGACAAGGCGGGCGATTTCAAAGCCAAGGGCGTGGACGAGATCGTCTGCACCTCGGTCAATGACGTGTTCGTCATGGGCGCCTGGGGCAAATCCTCCAAAGCCGAGGAAGCCGTGCGGATGCTGGCAGATGGCAATGGCGCGTTTGCCCAGTCGCTTGGCCTGGAACTCGACGCATCGGGCTTTGGCATGGGCAAGCGCTCGCAGCGCTATTCCATGCTGGTGAAGGACGGCGTTGTGGCCGAACTCAACGTTGAGCAGGGCGGCGAATTCAAGGTGTCGGCCGCCGACTACCTTCTCGGCCAACTCTGA
- a CDS encoding SPFH domain-containing protein, translating into MDIFLAVFLLIGVVGLIGIVSAFKFVPQGHNWTVERFGRYTRTLTPGVSVITPFIDRIGRKMNMMETVMEVPQQEVITKDNAMVSCDAIVFIQVIDAVQAAYEVNNLTHAISNLSMTNIRTVVGSMDLDQVLSNRDEINARLLGTIDAATHPWGIKVTRIEIKDLTPPADITEAMARQMKAERLKRAEILTAEGEKQSAILKAEGQKQAQILQAEGRKEAAFRDAEAREREAEAEAKATAMVSEAIARGDVNAINYFLGQAYVAAFEKLATSPQQRTVIIPAEFSSILGTIEGIRGLTDAAKNTTAPPRPQGAVPPTRRED; encoded by the coding sequence ATGGACATCTTTCTGGCTGTATTTCTGCTGATCGGGGTGGTCGGCCTGATCGGCATCGTCTCGGCATTCAAATTCGTGCCGCAGGGCCATAACTGGACGGTCGAGCGGTTTGGCCGGTACACGCGCACGCTGACCCCTGGGGTCTCGGTCATCACGCCCTTCATCGACCGGATCGGGCGGAAGATGAACATGATGGAAACCGTCATGGAGGTGCCCCAGCAGGAGGTGATCACCAAGGACAACGCCATGGTGTCGTGCGATGCCATCGTGTTCATTCAGGTCATCGATGCCGTGCAGGCGGCGTATGAGGTGAACAATCTCACCCATGCCATCTCCAACCTGTCGATGACCAATATCCGCACCGTGGTCGGTTCGATGGACCTCGACCAGGTGCTGTCGAACCGCGACGAGATCAATGCGCGCCTCCTGGGCACGATTGATGCGGCGACCCATCCGTGGGGGATCAAGGTGACGCGGATCGAGATCAAGGATCTCACGCCCCCCGCCGACATCACCGAGGCGATGGCCCGGCAGATGAAGGCCGAGCGCCTGAAACGGGCGGAAATTCTGACCGCCGAGGGCGAGAAACAGTCGGCCATCCTCAAGGCCGAGGGCCAGAAGCAGGCGCAGATCCTTCAGGCCGAGGGCCGCAAGGAAGCGGCGTTCCGCGACGCTGAAGCGCGCGAGCGGGAAGCTGAGGCCGAGGCGAAGGCGACCGCGATGGTGTCTGAAGCCATCGCGCGGGGCGACGTCAACGCGATCAACTACTTCCTTGGCCAGGCCTATGTGGCCGCGTTCGAGAAGCTGGCGACCTCGCCGCAGCAGCGCACGGTCATCATCCCGGCGGAGTTCTCGTCCATCCTCGGCACCATCGAGGGTATCCGTGGACTGACGGACGCCGCGAAGAACACGACCGCCCCGCCGCGCCCGCAAGGCGCTGTGCCGCCGACCCGGCGTGAGGATTAG